The Nocardia arthritidis genome has a window encoding:
- a CDS encoding serine/threonine-protein kinase translates to MIGTLTPGTVFAGYLIERVLGAGGMGAVYLARHPRFQRRDALKVLSSDHAGDPEFRARFVREADLAARLDHPNIIAVHDRGVEHGRLWIAMRFVDGIDVAELIRRMPGGLPPAQAVDIVAQAASGLDAAHRAGMLHRDVKPANLLLEARQGEPDRVIVTDFGIAKAAGQSTVLTETGAVLATLAYAAPEQLTATGIDHRADVYALGCTLFELLTGAKPFPRVNAAAVMQAHLQDRPPSVSAANSAVPRAMDAVIARALAKRPEERFGSCGELAAAAAAALAGYPVSAFDAPVSPRRVGRIAVIAAMALAITAAIVSVVVLVNNSSGSSAEVTAVTRAPTSTAVTPPPSTAAASASWGTYSFVPQLFPGLLPAGPDVNGYLGIHCYALNKDHNPVDLHASLVKEIVRFVCDAPEGGPFTVMTVSCSTDGFVPGRVPLPPDVQPVGDEQWERASGRGWVLWGNSTNNNGKPTGHLAVQFDIGPRDICVIVVRGANNGQELYDNWWKSAPI, encoded by the coding sequence ATGATCGGAACACTCACGCCCGGAACGGTTTTCGCCGGATACCTGATCGAACGCGTGCTCGGCGCCGGCGGGATGGGGGCGGTCTATCTGGCGCGCCATCCCCGATTCCAGCGCCGGGACGCGCTCAAGGTGCTGTCATCGGATCATGCCGGCGATCCGGAATTCCGGGCCAGGTTCGTCCGGGAGGCCGATCTCGCTGCGCGGCTGGACCATCCGAATATCATCGCCGTGCACGACCGGGGTGTCGAGCACGGGCGGTTGTGGATCGCCATGCGTTTCGTGGACGGAATCGATGTCGCGGAGCTGATTCGGCGCATGCCCGGTGGGCTGCCGCCCGCGCAGGCCGTCGATATCGTGGCGCAGGCGGCGAGCGGGCTGGACGCGGCGCATCGCGCCGGAATGCTGCATCGTGACGTGAAACCGGCCAACCTGCTGCTCGAAGCGCGTCAGGGCGAACCCGATCGGGTGATCGTCACCGATTTCGGGATCGCCAAGGCCGCAGGGCAATCCACGGTGTTGACCGAAACCGGCGCCGTGCTGGCCACGCTCGCATACGCGGCTCCGGAGCAGCTGACCGCGACCGGCATCGATCATCGTGCCGACGTATACGCGCTGGGCTGCACCCTTTTCGAGCTGTTGACCGGGGCGAAGCCGTTTCCGCGAGTCAATGCGGCCGCCGTGATGCAGGCCCATCTCCAGGATCGGCCGCCCTCGGTCTCGGCAGCGAATTCCGCTGTGCCGCGGGCGATGGACGCGGTGATCGCCCGCGCGCTCGCCAAGCGTCCCGAGGAACGCTTCGGCTCATGCGGTGAACTCGCGGCCGCCGCGGCGGCCGCGCTGGCCGGGTATCCGGTGTCCGCGTTCGATGCGCCAGTATCGCCGCGGCGGGTCGGGCGGATCGCCGTCATTGCGGCCATGGCATTGGCGATTACCGCCGCTATCGTGAGTGTCGTTGTGCTGGTCAATAATTCGAGTGGATCCTCGGCTGAGGTGACGGCGGTGACCAGGGCGCCGACCAGCACTGCGGTCACCCCGCCACCGTCGACGGCCGCAGCGTCGGCGTCGTGGGGCACCTACAGTTTCGTGCCTCAGTTGTTTCCGGGCCTGTTGCCTGCAGGCCCGGATGTCAACGGGTATCTAGGTATTCACTGCTACGCGCTCAACAAGGATCACAATCCGGTCGACCTGCACGCATCGCTGGTCAAGGAGATCGTGCGGTTCGTCTGTGACGCGCCCGAGGGCGGCCCGTTCACGGTAATGACCGTCAGCTGCAGTACCGACGGATTCGTACCCGGCCGCGTGCCGTTGCCGCCCGACGTGCAGCCCGTCGGCGACGAGCAATGGGAACGCGCGTCCGGGCGTGGGTGGGTGCTCTGGGGCAACTCGACGAACAACAACGGCAAACCGACCGGGCACCTGGCCGTCCAATTCGATATCGGGCCACGCGATATCTGCGTCATAGTCGTGCGTGGCGCCAACAATGGCCAAGAGCTGTACGACAATTGGTGGAAGTCCGCGCCGATCTAG
- a CDS encoding amidase, giving the protein MTASSDTPQQARPELGLTELAAAIATGARTSCDAVTDALDRIDAAQPALNAFRIVRREQALAEAREADRRLAAGERLPLLGVPIAIKDDTDLSGTPTAFGCGGDFPPKTEDAEAVRRLRAAGAVIVGKTNTCELGQWPFTSGAAFGHTRNPWHRDHTPGGSSGGSAAAVSAGLVPAALGSDGAGSVRIPSAWTNLVGIKPQRGRISTWPEPEAFYGLTVNGPLARTVADAALLLDAAAGPHPGDRHTPDPITAVDALGRDPGRLRIALSLRIPFTATRTRLDPEVAAGVERIAAALRRAGHSVTVADLHYGILVGASFLPRSMAGIHAWHRRIPHATVDPRTAANARIGRILDGPALFAARRAEPLLRHRIGSFFHDYDLVLAPTTATPPPRADAIDGIGAMATDNLITAACPYTWPWNVLGWPSINIPAGFTESGLPVGAQLMGTAATEPLLISVASQLESDLRWDRQRPEQWW; this is encoded by the coding sequence ATGACTGCATCGAGCGATACGCCGCAGCAGGCGCGGCCCGAACTCGGACTCACCGAGCTTGCCGCCGCGATCGCGACGGGCGCGCGCACCTCCTGCGATGCGGTCACCGACGCGCTCGACCGGATCGATGCCGCCCAGCCCGCACTCAACGCCTTCCGCATCGTGCGCCGGGAGCAGGCGCTCGCCGAGGCGCGGGAGGCTGACCGACGCTTGGCCGCAGGCGAGCGACTCCCCCTGCTCGGCGTGCCGATCGCGATCAAGGACGACACCGATTTATCCGGTACGCCAACGGCTTTCGGTTGCGGCGGCGACTTCCCGCCGAAAACCGAAGACGCCGAGGCGGTTCGGCGGCTGCGCGCCGCCGGTGCGGTGATCGTCGGCAAGACCAACACCTGCGAGCTCGGCCAGTGGCCGTTCACCAGCGGCGCCGCCTTCGGCCACACCCGCAATCCGTGGCATCGCGACCACACGCCCGGCGGTTCGTCGGGCGGGTCCGCCGCGGCGGTCTCGGCCGGATTGGTGCCCGCCGCACTGGGTTCCGACGGCGCGGGCTCGGTGCGCATCCCGTCCGCGTGGACCAATCTCGTCGGCATCAAACCGCAGCGCGGCCGCATCTCCACCTGGCCGGAGCCGGAGGCGTTCTACGGGCTCACCGTCAACGGACCGCTGGCCCGCACCGTCGCCGACGCCGCCCTGCTGCTCGACGCCGCCGCCGGACCACATCCCGGCGACCGGCACACGCCCGACCCGATCACCGCCGTCGACGCGCTCGGCCGCGACCCCGGCCGACTGCGCATCGCGCTCTCGCTGCGGATCCCGTTCACCGCCACCAGAACCCGGCTCGATCCCGAGGTGGCGGCCGGTGTCGAACGCATCGCGGCGGCCCTGCGCCGCGCCGGACATTCGGTGACCGTCGCCGACCTGCACTACGGCATACTCGTCGGCGCGTCGTTCCTGCCGCGCTCGATGGCGGGAATCCACGCCTGGCACCGCCGGATTCCGCACGCCACCGTCGACCCGCGCACCGCCGCCAACGCCCGCATCGGCCGAATACTGGACGGCCCAGCCCTTTTCGCCGCCCGCCGCGCCGAACCGCTACTGCGCCACCGCATCGGCTCCTTCTTCCACGACTACGACCTGGTCCTGGCGCCCACCACCGCGACGCCACCGCCGCGCGCCGACGCCATCGACGGCATAGGCGCGATGGCCACCGACAACCTCATCACCGCCGCCTGCCCATACACCTGGCCGTGGAATGTGTTGGGCTGGCCCAGCATCAACATCCCCGCCGGGTTCACCGAATCCGGCCTGCCGGTCGGCGCCCAACTGATGGGCACCGCCGCCACCGAACCCCTACTGATATCCGTTGCATCCCAACTGGAATCGGATCTGCGCTGGGACCGGCAGCGACCGGAACAGTGGTGGTGA
- a CDS encoding alpha/beta fold hydrolase — protein MATSTALGPAHEIDLPGGRIRYHETGEGAPVVFAHGLLVNADLWRKVVPVVAAAGYRCITPDWPLGSHSIPMPHADLTPPGVADLMAAFLEKLDLNDVTWVANDTGGALTQILLTQNPDRIGRVVLASVDSYDSFFPGALKALTLLAKIPGSMRPMTEVLRIRALHSLSIAFGMAAKYPMPPEAIDSYLLPSRNSGAIRKDLRRFVKSVKSSYTLDAAKRFGAVRQPVLLAWAAQDRFFPVSYAERLAMDLPNATLRLIDDSYTFLPEDQPELLAEAILEFTRLHATP, from the coding sequence ATGGCAACCAGCACGGCACTCGGCCCCGCTCACGAAATCGACCTGCCCGGTGGACGGATCCGCTACCACGAGACGGGCGAGGGCGCTCCGGTCGTCTTCGCACACGGACTGCTCGTGAACGCGGACCTGTGGCGCAAGGTGGTACCCGTCGTGGCCGCGGCCGGATATCGCTGCATCACACCGGATTGGCCGCTCGGCTCGCATTCGATACCGATGCCACATGCGGACCTGACCCCGCCCGGCGTCGCGGATCTCATGGCGGCTTTCTTGGAAAAGCTCGACCTGAACGACGTCACCTGGGTGGCGAACGACACCGGCGGCGCGTTAACTCAGATATTGCTCACCCAGAATCCGGACCGCATCGGACGCGTCGTGCTCGCCTCTGTCGACTCCTATGACAGCTTCTTTCCCGGCGCGCTCAAAGCCCTTACGCTGCTTGCGAAGATCCCGGGTTCGATGCGCCCGATGACCGAGGTACTGCGGATACGGGCACTGCACTCGCTATCGATCGCCTTCGGTATGGCGGCCAAATACCCGATGCCGCCCGAGGCGATCGACTCCTACCTGCTGCCGAGCCGCAACTCCGGTGCGATCCGAAAAGACCTGCGGCGCTTCGTGAAATCGGTGAAAAGCAGCTACACGCTGGATGCGGCGAAGCGGTTCGGCGCGGTTCGGCAGCCGGTGCTGCTCGCCTGGGCCGCGCAGGACCGGTTCTTCCCGGTGTCCTACGCCGAACGGCTGGCCATGGATCTGCCGAACGCGACCCTGCGCCTGATCGACGATTCCTACACCTTCCTGCCCGAAGACCAGCCCGAGTTGCTCGCCGAGGCGATCCTGGAGTTCACTCGGCTGCATGCCACGCCGTAG
- a CDS encoding TetR/AcrR family transcriptional regulator, with product MPRRSQEDRSRTTRAALEQAGRRLFAERGFAGTSAEELVTEAGVTRGALHHHYGDKRGLFVAVLEHVEIDIVTEVRSAIDTTDPDDLMAGMAVGLATFLEICQRPDVLRIVLTDAPAVLGWQAWREFENQHGLGLIAGELERARAAGLIGDAPTQVLAQILMSAISEASLIVAHADDKDTARAQAQQSLLLLISGMVRTS from the coding sequence ATGCCACGCCGTAGCCAGGAGGATCGATCCCGCACGACCAGGGCCGCACTGGAACAGGCGGGCCGCAGGTTGTTCGCCGAACGCGGCTTCGCGGGTACCTCGGCCGAGGAATTGGTGACCGAGGCCGGGGTCACCCGCGGCGCGCTGCATCACCACTACGGCGACAAGCGCGGACTATTCGTCGCGGTGCTCGAACACGTGGAGATCGACATAGTCACGGAGGTCCGAAGCGCCATCGACACAACCGATCCCGACGATCTGATGGCGGGGATGGCCGTCGGACTGGCCACCTTCCTGGAGATCTGCCAGCGGCCCGACGTGCTGCGCATCGTGCTCACCGACGCGCCCGCGGTCCTCGGCTGGCAGGCTTGGCGGGAATTCGAGAACCAACACGGACTCGGCCTGATCGCAGGCGAATTGGAGCGAGCGCGCGCCGCCGGACTCATCGGCGACGCGCCCACCCAGGTGCTCGCCCAGATCCTGATGAGCGCGATTTCCGAGGCGAGCCTTATCGTCGCCCACGCCGACGATAAGGACACGGCCCGCGCCCAAGCTCAGCAATCGCTGCTGCTGCTCATCTCCGGCATGGTCCGGACGTCCTGA
- a CDS encoding dihydrofolate reductase family protein, with protein sequence MSELLVDFITSLDGYASGEGWPGFWGLEGPEYLAWLGEQPKATYLMGANTYRLMSGFAAGEVPNGQDEFRPEEEASVDELTQASKVVFSSSLEEPLTWANSTLVRGDAVEAVRTMKSNGSGLLSTIGSLSLCRSLLRAGLVDRFRVVMFPVITGATGAERIYDGYPDVALEMIEHRTFDGRIQLVEYKLRVLEHPPLGAPA encoded by the coding sequence ATGTCGGAGCTTCTCGTCGACTTCATCACCTCCCTCGACGGATACGCATCGGGAGAGGGATGGCCCGGGTTCTGGGGCCTCGAAGGCCCGGAGTACCTCGCATGGCTCGGCGAGCAGCCCAAGGCCACCTACCTGATGGGGGCGAACACCTACCGCCTGATGTCGGGCTTCGCCGCCGGCGAGGTCCCCAATGGCCAAGACGAGTTCAGGCCCGAAGAAGAGGCGTCCGTCGACGAGCTCACGCAAGCGTCCAAGGTGGTGTTCTCCTCCTCACTCGAGGAGCCACTGACGTGGGCCAACTCCACACTCGTCCGCGGCGACGCCGTCGAGGCGGTCCGCACCATGAAATCGAATGGCTCGGGGCTCCTCAGCACGATCGGCAGCCTGAGCTTGTGCCGCTCCCTGCTACGAGCCGGGCTCGTCGACCGATTCCGGGTCGTAATGTTCCCGGTGATCACCGGTGCCACAGGCGCGGAACGCATCTACGACGGCTATCCGGACGTTGCCCTCGAGATGATCGAGCACCGCACCTTCGACGGCCGCATCCAGCTGGTGGAGTACAAGCTCCGCGTGCTCGAGCATCCGCCGCTCGGCGCTCCTGCCTGA
- a CDS encoding DUF1772 domain-containing protein, with amino-acid sequence MPFTVERSSINQFARLASLLLVGTFTGFLLTVLVLELSMRGADGPTYVTVRHIELNSMDRLASATLLPALVVTAVLAATALRGHRLFPIVALTLLIGVLILTLTVNLPINADQRDWVSTVPPVDWADVRDRWQLAHAIRTCTAAIAFILLATAAVLRRTAGSASRQGSAV; translated from the coding sequence GTGCCATTCACCGTCGAAAGATCATCGATCAATCAATTCGCCCGACTCGCCAGCCTGCTGCTGGTCGGGACCTTCACCGGATTCCTGCTCACCGTGCTGGTGCTCGAGCTGTCGATGCGCGGGGCGGACGGCCCTACCTACGTCACCGTTCGGCACATCGAACTGAACAGCATGGATCGGCTCGCCTCCGCAACGCTGCTCCCCGCGCTGGTCGTGACGGCGGTCCTCGCCGCGACCGCACTCCGCGGCCATCGCCTGTTCCCGATCGTCGCCCTCACCCTGCTGATCGGCGTGCTGATCCTGACCCTGACGGTCAACCTGCCCATCAACGCCGACCAACGCGACTGGGTCAGCACCGTGCCGCCCGTCGACTGGGCGGACGTCCGCGATCGCTGGCAACTCGCCCACGCCATCCGAACCTGCACCGCCGCAATCGCTTTCATCCTCCTGGCCACCGCCGCCGTACTCCGCCGCACGGCCGGATCAGCAAGTCGGCAAGGCAGCGCTGTCTGA
- the recO gene encoding DNA repair protein RecO: protein MRLYRDEAVVVRQHKLGEADRIVTLLTRQHGLVRAVAKGVRRTKSRFGARLEPFAYVDVQLHPGRTLDTITQVHTMEAFAADIVDDYGRYTTACAVLETAERLAGEERAPAPKLHALTASALRAIAAKQHPHELILDAYLLRAMGFAGWAPALDECARCATPGPHRAFHVAAGGAVCVHCRPPGAATPAPGVLDLLIALLKGEWAYIETVPDNLRRQASGLVAAHLQWHLERQLRTLPLIERSRPALAANGSVAL from the coding sequence GTGCGTTTGTATCGGGATGAGGCGGTTGTCGTTCGCCAGCACAAGCTGGGGGAGGCGGACCGCATCGTCACCTTGCTGACGCGGCAGCACGGATTGGTGCGGGCGGTGGCCAAGGGGGTGCGGCGGACCAAGTCTCGGTTCGGGGCGCGGTTGGAGCCGTTCGCGTACGTCGACGTGCAGCTGCATCCGGGACGCACTCTCGACACCATCACCCAGGTGCACACGATGGAGGCGTTCGCCGCCGATATCGTCGACGATTACGGCCGCTACACCACCGCGTGCGCGGTGCTGGAAACCGCCGAGCGGCTGGCGGGCGAGGAGCGCGCGCCCGCACCGAAACTGCATGCGCTCACCGCGAGCGCACTGCGCGCCATCGCCGCGAAACAGCACCCGCACGAACTGATCCTCGACGCATACCTGTTGCGCGCCATGGGTTTCGCCGGATGGGCGCCCGCACTGGACGAATGCGCCCGCTGCGCGACCCCCGGCCCGCACCGCGCCTTCCACGTCGCGGCGGGCGGCGCGGTGTGCGTGCACTGCCGCCCACCCGGCGCCGCCACCCCGGCCCCCGGCGTCCTCGACCTGCTCATCGCGCTGCTCAAGGGCGAATGGGCTTACATCGAAACCGTCCCCGACAACCTCCGCCGCCAAGCCAGCGGCCTGGTCGCCGCCCATCTGCAATGGCATCTGGAACGCCAACTCCGCACCCTCCCGCTGATCGAACGCTCGCGTCCGGCGTTGGCGGCCAACGGGAGTGTGGCTCTATAG
- a CDS encoding isoprenyl transferase, which yields MILRRDSATATVPDNGRSVRPPSQHPSGARPPKLPPELVPNHVALVMDGNGRWAQERGLPRTAGHERGEAVLMDTVEGCIEIGVKWLSAFAFSTENWRRSPEEVRFLMGFNRDVIRRRRDEMHEMGVRVRWAGRRPRLWRSVIKELEIAEELTKDNTVMTLTMCVNYGGRAEIADAAKEIARRVAAGELDPEKVTEATVARFMDEPDMPDVDLFLRPSGELRSSNFLIWQSAYAEFVYQHTLFPDFDRRNLWDACVEYASRDRRFGGTK from the coding sequence GTGATTCTGCGCCGAGACTCCGCCACCGCGACCGTTCCGGATAACGGAAGGTCGGTGCGGCCGCCGTCCCAGCATCCGTCGGGTGCGCGGCCGCCGAAGTTGCCGCCGGAGCTGGTGCCCAACCATGTGGCGTTGGTGATGGACGGCAACGGCCGATGGGCGCAGGAGCGCGGGCTGCCGCGCACCGCTGGACACGAGCGCGGCGAGGCCGTGCTGATGGACACCGTCGAGGGCTGTATCGAAATCGGGGTGAAGTGGCTGTCGGCGTTCGCGTTCTCCACTGAGAACTGGCGGCGCAGCCCGGAGGAGGTGCGCTTCCTCATGGGGTTCAACCGCGATGTGATCCGCCGCCGCCGCGACGAAATGCACGAGATGGGTGTCCGGGTGCGCTGGGCGGGCCGCCGTCCGCGCCTGTGGCGCAGCGTGATCAAGGAACTCGAGATCGCCGAGGAACTCACCAAGGACAATACGGTGATGACCCTCACCATGTGCGTCAACTACGGTGGCCGCGCCGAAATCGCCGACGCCGCAAAGGAAATCGCGCGCCGGGTGGCCGCGGGCGAACTGGATCCGGAGAAGGTCACCGAGGCGACCGTCGCCCGGTTCATGGACGAGCCGGATATGCCGGACGTCGATCTGTTCCTACGTCCCTCGGGCGAGCTGCGCAGCTCCAACTTCCTGATCTGGCAGTCGGCCTACGCCGAATTCGTCTACCAGCACACGCTTTTCCCCGATTTCGACCGGCGCAACCTGTGGGACGCCTGCGTCGAGTACGCTTCGCGTGACCGCCGCTTCGGCGGCACCAAGTGA
- a CDS encoding YbjN domain-containing protein: MDAVVTPAEELQARAGAGLSLYDVDVRVDQDGSLSFQYEGALCSLRGVNLSAGLDVLSLTCVLAWDRPLKPQLHKRVAERNNALKFGSLTLINRDKLADVILRYTFPAAGLDDQALAMMLLLVLSDAGRARQGLLLP, encoded by the coding sequence ATGGACGCGGTGGTCACTCCGGCCGAGGAATTGCAGGCGCGCGCGGGCGCCGGGTTGTCGCTGTACGACGTCGACGTGCGGGTCGATCAGGACGGCTCGCTGAGCTTCCAATACGAGGGTGCGCTGTGCTCGCTGCGCGGGGTGAACCTGTCCGCCGGGCTCGACGTGCTCAGCCTCACCTGCGTGCTCGCCTGGGACCGCCCGCTGAAACCGCAGCTGCACAAGCGGGTCGCCGAGCGCAACAATGCGCTGAAGTTCGGTTCGCTGACGCTGATCAACCGCGACAAGTTGGCCGACGTCATCCTGCGCTACACCTTCCCGGCGGCCGGACTCGACGATCAGGCGCTGGCCATGATGCTGCTGCTGGTGCTGTCCGACGCCGGCCGGGCCAGACAGGGACTGCTGCTGCCGTGA
- a CDS encoding ABC transporter ATP-binding protein, translated as MTSALRAVFSAAGGAAHRKAPAIELRDLHKSFRQAGGGAVRAVDGLDLVIQPGEIVAFLGPNGAGKTTTIDMLLGLSAPDSGSVRVFGADPAQAIAAGRISAVMQSGGLLPDLTVAETVRLIGTLHASPRPVQEVLARAGIMGIADRLVGKCSGGQQQRLRFALALLPNPDLIVLDEPTTGMDVEGRREFWNAMREDSNRGRTVLFATHYLDEADAYADRVVLIRAGKVVADGTAAEVKNLAAGRTLSATLPGADPARLLALPGVDNVELRGDRIIMQAKDSDSVARYLLTETAAVDLEITAHNLESAFLALTTGGDR; from the coding sequence ATGACATCAGCACTGAGGGCCGTATTCTCGGCCGCGGGGGGCGCTGCACACCGGAAAGCGCCCGCGATAGAACTGCGTGACCTGCACAAGAGCTTCCGCCAAGCGGGCGGCGGCGCCGTGCGGGCGGTCGACGGGCTCGACCTGGTGATCCAGCCGGGCGAGATCGTCGCATTCCTCGGCCCGAACGGCGCAGGTAAGACCACGACCATCGATATGCTGCTCGGCCTGAGCGCGCCGGATTCGGGCAGCGTTCGGGTTTTCGGCGCAGACCCCGCGCAAGCCATTGCGGCAGGCCGGATTTCGGCGGTGATGCAGTCCGGCGGGCTGCTGCCGGACCTCACCGTCGCCGAAACCGTAAGGCTGATCGGCACTTTGCACGCGAGCCCGCGGCCGGTGCAGGAGGTGCTGGCGCGCGCCGGAATCATGGGCATCGCCGATCGGCTGGTCGGCAAGTGCTCCGGCGGACAGCAGCAGCGGCTGCGGTTCGCGCTCGCGCTGCTGCCGAATCCGGATCTGATCGTGCTGGACGAGCCGACCACCGGCATGGATGTCGAAGGGCGGCGGGAATTCTGGAATGCCATGCGGGAGGACTCCAACCGCGGCCGCACCGTGCTGTTCGCCACCCACTACCTCGACGAGGCCGACGCGTACGCGGACCGCGTCGTGCTGATCCGCGCGGGCAAAGTGGTCGCCGACGGTACCGCGGCCGAGGTCAAGAATCTGGCCGCGGGCCGGACGCTGTCCGCGACCCTGCCCGGCGCGGATCCCGCACGGCTGCTCGCGCTTCCGGGCGTCGACAATGTCGAACTGCGCGGCGATCGAATCATCATGCAGGCCAAGGACTCCGATTCCGTCGCCCGCTACCTGCTGACCGAGACCGCCGCGGTGGATCTCGAAATCACCGCGCACAACCTGGAATCCGCATTCCTGGCGCTGACCACCGGAGGGGACCGATGA
- a CDS encoding ABC transporter permease has translation MTTTINVAGMRSALGGFSTGFLGLELRRTLRNRRTMIFTLVFPPVFFAIFGLQNGAKGETAGSGNVTAYIMVSIALYGAMLATTSGGAMVAVERAHGWSRQLRLTPLRPVAYIATKVIVAMVLGLFSVTTVFVLGAVLGAHLTPVAWVSCFVLAWVCSSVFAAFGLFMGYLLPSENVMQILGPVLAALAFAGGLFIPPSGWFETVSKVFPTNGIATLARLPFVNPGVGSIALAVLNVVIWLGIFVTGAALLFRRDTAR, from the coding sequence ATGACAACTACCATCAATGTGGCCGGAATGCGTTCCGCGCTTGGGGGATTCAGCACCGGCTTCTTGGGCTTGGAATTGCGGCGGACGCTGCGCAACCGCCGCACGATGATTTTCACGCTGGTTTTCCCGCCGGTGTTCTTCGCTATCTTCGGTCTGCAGAACGGTGCGAAGGGGGAGACGGCCGGATCGGGCAACGTCACCGCCTACATCATGGTGTCGATCGCCCTGTACGGCGCGATGCTGGCCACCACGAGCGGCGGCGCCATGGTCGCGGTGGAGCGCGCGCACGGATGGAGTCGGCAGCTGCGGTTGACCCCGCTGCGTCCGGTCGCCTACATCGCGACCAAGGTGATCGTCGCGATGGTTCTCGGATTATTCTCCGTCACAACGGTTTTCGTGTTGGGCGCGGTCTTGGGCGCGCACCTCACCCCGGTCGCCTGGGTGAGCTGCTTCGTACTCGCCTGGGTCTGCTCCTCGGTGTTCGCGGCCTTCGGGCTGTTCATGGGGTACCTGCTGCCGTCGGAGAACGTCATGCAGATCCTCGGCCCGGTGCTCGCGGCCCTCGCCTTCGCGGGCGGGCTGTTCATACCGCCGTCGGGCTGGTTCGAGACGGTGTCGAAGGTGTTCCCCACCAATGGAATCGCCACCCTGGCCCGGTTGCCGTTCGTAAATCCCGGTGTCGGATCGATCGCCTTGGCGGTGTTGAACGTCGTTATATGGCTGGGGATCTTCGTCACGGGCGCCGCGCTGCTCTTCCGTCGTGATACCGCGCGCTGA
- a CDS encoding sensor histidine kinase — MFGIGPHGTSKLRHGWFGTFLATAWLAYLVGPVIGEWGSGAYVRAIAGAACVIVFGALIVAAFVTFRQSNWPDMDEFLEPPQPQARIWAVLGAMAVLVVAMTLLLGPTALLTAIYIAVVSIFGLPVRRAGYVALGVSIGLLVVPNVVPGWELGGVPIFVAIVPIIIWIGREIGLRGRRLQLLARRQRAELALVEERNRVARDVHDILGHSLTVITVKTELAQRLIDIDLDRARTELADIERLAREALAGVRDTVGGLREVSLRGELANARSALAAADIAARLPEPDSLPDGDNELFGWVLREAVTNVVRHSAARHCTVTVTPTTIEVVDDGRGMGSGAAGTGVSGLRERVRAAGGTLTFGTPEGGGVRVVATIPYPVEKD, encoded by the coding sequence GTGTTCGGTATCGGACCGCATGGCACGTCCAAACTGCGGCACGGCTGGTTCGGTACGTTCTTGGCGACCGCCTGGTTGGCCTACCTGGTCGGTCCGGTGATCGGGGAGTGGGGCAGCGGCGCGTACGTAAGGGCGATCGCGGGGGCGGCATGTGTGATCGTCTTCGGTGCGTTGATCGTGGCGGCCTTCGTCACGTTCCGGCAGTCCAACTGGCCCGATATGGACGAATTCCTCGAACCGCCCCAACCCCAGGCGCGAATTTGGGCGGTGCTGGGCGCGATGGCGGTCCTGGTCGTCGCCATGACGTTGTTGCTCGGGCCGACCGCCCTGCTGACGGCGATCTATATCGCGGTCGTCTCGATCTTCGGCCTGCCGGTGCGCCGCGCCGGATATGTCGCGCTCGGGGTCAGCATCGGGTTGCTGGTGGTGCCCAACGTCGTGCCCGGCTGGGAACTCGGCGGTGTCCCGATCTTCGTGGCGATCGTACCGATAATCATCTGGATCGGCCGCGAGATCGGGTTGCGCGGGCGCAGACTGCAACTGCTCGCGCGGCGTCAGCGCGCGGAACTCGCCCTCGTCGAGGAACGTAACCGGGTGGCCCGCGACGTGCACGACATCCTGGGTCATTCGCTCACTGTCATCACCGTGAAGACCGAACTGGCGCAACGGCTCATCGATATCGACCTGGATCGGGCGCGCACCGAACTGGCCGATATCGAGCGGCTGGCCCGCGAGGCGCTGGCCGGGGTGCGCGATACGGTCGGCGGGCTGCGCGAGGTGAGCTTGCGCGGCGAGCTGGCCAACGCGCGCTCGGCGCTGGCCGCCGCGGATATCGCCGCCCGGCTGCCCGAACCGGATTCACTGCCGGACGGCGACAACGAACTCTTCGGCTGGGTGCTGCGCGAGGCGGTCACGAATGTGGTGCGGCACAGCGCCGCTCGGCATTGCACGGTCACCGTCACCCCGACCACCATCGAGGTGGTCGACGACGGGCGCGGTATGGGATCGGGCGCCGCCGGAACCGGTGTGTCCGGGCTGCGGGAGCGGGTGCGCGCCGCGGGCGGCACGCTGACCTTCGGCACACCGGAGGGAGGTGGGGTGCGTGTCGTCGCGACCATTCCGTATCCCGTCGAAAAGGATTGA